From Scomber scombrus chromosome 9, fScoSco1.1, whole genome shotgun sequence, one genomic window encodes:
- the lbx2 gene encoding transcription factor LBX2 encodes MTSSKDMKAGSVLQSSGEERRRAPLDQLPPPANSNKPLTPFSIEDILNKPSVKKSVASICPPRVLEKVTGSNSARNGITTPSSPLCALEELASKTFKGLEVSVIQAAEGREHVNAFGQRQTSKKRRKSRTAFTNHQIYELEKRFLYQKYLSPADRDQIAQQLGLSNAQVITWFQNRRAKLKRDLEEMKADVESLKKITPQTLQKLVTMENIDESQGEGTEARSPSISPTSQGHRAFPQSPSSSRDQTTDEFSEDDEEIEVDD; translated from the exons ATGACCTCCAGTAAAGACATGAAGGCAGGTTCCGTGTTGCAGTCCAGCGGCGAGGAGAGGAGACGGGCTCCCTTGGATCAGCTACCACCGCCAGCCAACTCCAACAAGCCTTTAACGCCGTTCAGCATTGAGGATATCCTTAACAAACCCTCGGTAAAGAAGTCGGTCGCCAGTATCTGTCCGCCGAGAGTGCTAGAGAAAGTGACGGGCTCCAACTCGGCAAGGAACGGGATCACCACTCCCTCCTCGCCGCTGTGCGCGCTGGAGGAGCTGGCCAGTAAAACGTTTAAGGGTCTGGAAGTCAGCGTTATCCAGGCAGCAGAAG GTCGTGAGCACGTAAACGCTTTCGGACAGAGGCAGACGtcgaaaaagaggagaaagtcGCGGACGGCCTTCACGAATCACCAGATTTACGAACTGGAGAAGAGGTTTTTGTACCAGAAATATCTGTCTCCTGCCGACCGAGACCAGATCGCGCAGCAGCTGGGGCTCTCCAACGCGCAGGTCATCACTTGGTTTCAGAACCGCAGGGCCAAACTCAAGCGGGACCTGGAGGAGATGAAAGCGGACGTGGAGTCACTAAAGAAAATCACCCCACAGACCCTGCAGAAGCTCGTCACCATGGAAAACATTGATGAGAGCCAGGGCGAGGGGACCGAGGCCAGATCACCTAGTATCTCCCCGACCTCCCAAGGACACCGGGCCTTCCCTCAGTCCCCCTCCTCATCCAGAGACCAAACCACGGATGAATTCTCGGAGGACGACGAGGAAATCGAGGTGGACGATTGA